The following are from one region of the Luteibaculum oceani genome:
- a CDS encoding sterol desaturase family protein, with translation MSTQTTTPPSKAAESKMFDNPVLEKLTRTNSIVVVSAYTAISVIFYGYGYLNSGLSFWMEASMFICGLLLFTLMEYLIHRFTYHSHDYKEEEAWQYKVHGYHHEFPKDKDRLALPLPVALLVAGLLFYMLYLAMGNFSYHFFSGFILGYGGYLFVHYIVHTRRAPNNMFGYLWKHHNLHHYKYEDKAFGVSTPLWDFIFGTMPPKVEGKSTRVGANKS, from the coding sequence ATGAGCACTCAAACTACTACACCCCCAAGCAAGGCAGCTGAGTCGAAAATGTTCGATAATCCAGTATTGGAAAAACTAACACGAACAAACTCTATTGTTGTGGTATCTGCCTACACAGCCATCTCTGTTATCTTTTATGGTTATGGTTATTTAAATTCAGGATTATCGTTTTGGATGGAGGCTAGTATGTTTATCTGTGGCCTGCTGTTGTTTACCTTAATGGAATATCTAATCCATAGATTTACCTATCATTCGCACGATTACAAAGAAGAGGAAGCCTGGCAGTATAAGGTACATGGCTATCATCACGAATTTCCTAAAGATAAAGACAGATTGGCCTTGCCCTTGCCTGTTGCATTGCTTGTAGCAGGGTTGCTATTTTACATGCTGTATTTAGCAATGGGGAACTTTTCCTACCATTTTTTCTCTGGATTTATCCTTGGTTATGGTGGATACCTTTTTGTGCATTATATAGTACATACGCGCCGAGCGCCAAACAATATGTTTGGATACCTGTGGAAACACCATAATTTGCATCACTACAAATACGAGGATAAGGCCTTTGGGGTAAGCACACCCCTTTGGGACTTTATTTTCGGTACCATGCCTCCAAAAGTTGAAGGGAAATCTACCCGTGTAGGAGCAAATAAGTCTTAA
- a CDS encoding CoA-binding protein codes for MNKSTLVVGASENPQRYSYLAINRLVENKVQPIYAVSLKSGEVSGVPFMTEFPDFKVDTVTLYVGPRHQEAVAAYMEKYPPNRVIFNPGTESPLMDSLKSKGVAVLPACTLVMLASNQY; via the coding sequence ATGAATAAAAGTACATTAGTAGTAGGAGCAAGTGAAAATCCTCAGCGATATAGTTATTTAGCTATCAATAGGTTGGTGGAAAATAAGGTACAGCCTATTTATGCGGTGAGTTTAAAAAGTGGAGAAGTGTCTGGAGTTCCATTTATGACAGAATTTCCCGATTTTAAAGTAGATACGGTAACCCTATACGTTGGACCGAGACACCAAGAAGCAGTGGCGGCCTACATGGAAAAGTATCCTCCCAATAGAGTTATTTTTAATCCTGGTACCGAGTCGCCATTAATGGATAGCTTAAAGTCTAAAGGAGTGGCGGTGTTGCCTGCATGTACACTGGTAATGTTGGCTTCAAATCAGTATTAG
- a CDS encoding helix-turn-helix transcriptional regulator, giving the protein MSLAYKSDKEIIEAIANYIKQRRLAKNITQQQLADDAGLNRWTISQAENGEALNTRSLIQILRALDALSLLNQFEWKEEISPLEYAKLKKQERQRARPEKGNEGKEDLGW; this is encoded by the coding sequence ATGAGTTTAGCGTATAAGAGTGATAAGGAGATAATAGAGGCCATTGCGAATTACATTAAGCAACGCCGCCTGGCTAAAAATATAACCCAACAACAATTGGCAGATGATGCTGGATTAAACCGTTGGACCATCAGTCAGGCAGAAAATGGGGAGGCCTTAAACACCCGGTCGCTAATTCAAATTCTAAGGGCTTTAGACGCACTTTCATTACTAAACCAATTCGAGTGGAAAGAGGAGATTAGTCCATTAGAATATGCCAAGCTTAAAAAGCAAGAAAGACAAAGAGCCAGACCTGAAAAGGGCAACGAGGGTAAAGAAGATTTGGGATGGTAG
- a CDS encoding pyridoxal phosphate-dependent decarboxylase family protein: MGNFLAYDRAYWKQFIDSVHGQINNWTELQEQSEVPVLKKTDIQKVIADFESSENWQSDLSKIFNYSNHLYHPGYAGHQVVPPSIPSALAGYLANYFNQGMAVYDMGQAANAIERIVLKRLRKAFGWDDAEGIMTSGGSIGNLTALLAARQAFDDVWEKGVEDHYTVLVSEDAHYCVDRAVRIMGFGAKGVCKIKPNDQHKITGEALQKAIAEVRKENRKIIAVVGSACSTGPGIFDDLQAMGEICQQEKIWFHVDAAHGGLFQLSQKLKPLLKGAELANSMVIDFHKMGFTPALTTSVLFKNGLDSYKTFKQDAAYLWPEESSEPYAQSGLRTLECTKLMMGLKAYANLKWLGEPEMARMMEYLVDLAHQFAAEIKKRSAWELFQEPEANIVCFKLKNVDKSSALAFLDGLIKQGTHYIVGTTISGQFYFRVSIMNVATNLEHLTAILDQIEKLKNE; the protein is encoded by the coding sequence ATGGGGAATTTTTTGGCTTACGATAGAGCTTATTGGAAACAGTTTATTGATAGTGTTCATGGTCAAATCAACAATTGGACTGAGTTACAAGAGCAATCTGAAGTACCTGTGCTCAAAAAAACCGATATTCAGAAAGTAATCGCTGATTTCGAATCTTCAGAAAACTGGCAGTCTGATCTCTCCAAAATTTTCAATTATTCCAACCATTTATATCATCCTGGATACGCTGGTCATCAGGTAGTTCCCCCCAGTATTCCATCCGCATTGGCAGGATATTTGGCAAATTACTTTAACCAGGGAATGGCGGTATACGATATGGGCCAGGCCGCAAACGCAATAGAGCGCATAGTACTTAAAAGGTTGAGAAAAGCATTTGGGTGGGATGATGCGGAAGGAATCATGACCTCTGGGGGCTCAATAGGAAATCTAACAGCATTGTTAGCGGCAAGGCAAGCATTTGATGATGTCTGGGAAAAAGGTGTGGAGGACCATTATACGGTATTGGTTTCAGAGGATGCTCATTATTGTGTGGATAGAGCCGTTCGTATTATGGGATTTGGTGCAAAAGGGGTGTGCAAGATAAAACCCAATGACCAACATAAAATAACCGGAGAGGCCCTGCAAAAAGCAATTGCAGAGGTACGCAAGGAAAATCGAAAAATTATTGCCGTTGTTGGATCGGCATGTAGCACCGGACCTGGGATTTTCGATGACCTGCAGGCCATGGGAGAAATCTGCCAACAAGAAAAAATTTGGTTCCATGTCGATGCCGCTCATGGTGGGCTATTTCAGTTATCGCAAAAGCTTAAACCCTTGTTAAAAGGGGCAGAATTGGCAAATTCTATGGTGATCGACTTTCACAAAATGGGCTTTACTCCGGCACTTACCACCTCTGTTTTGTTTAAAAATGGTCTAGATTCCTATAAAACATTTAAGCAAGATGCAGCCTATTTATGGCCAGAGGAAAGTTCTGAGCCTTATGCGCAAAGTGGCTTGCGAACCTTAGAATGTACCAAGCTGATGATGGGCTTAAAAGCCTACGCCAACTTAAAGTGGTTAGGCGAGCCAGAAATGGCAAGAATGATGGAATACTTGGTTGATTTGGCCCATCAATTCGCGGCAGAAATTAAAAAGCGATCTGCATGGGAGTTGTTCCAAGAGCCAGAGGCCAATATTGTATGTTTTAAACTGAAAAACGTAGATAAATCAAGTGCTCTGGCGTTTCTAGATGGATTAATTAAGCAGGGAACCCACTACATAGTAGGAACTACAATTTCTGGCCAGTTTTACTTTCGAGTATCCATCATGAACGTAGCGACCAACTTAGAGCACTTAACGGCAATACTGGATCAAATAGAGAAATTGAAAAATGAATAA
- a CDS encoding aspartate aminotransferase family protein, whose translation MEKLSQHLAPTSPTPLNLSISRAEGSYLYSAFDRPYLDFISGIGVSNMGHKHPAVVKAIKDQADKHLHVMVYGEMEQTVQTEFAKLLTQQTPKHLNAVYFVNSGTEANEAAIKLARRVTGKSEIIACRKSYHGCTTGSLAISGNEMKKYAFRPLMSGVNFISFNKLEDLNRITKETAAVFIETIQGDAGIRIPDKEWMKALRKRCDETCTLLVMDEIQCGMGRTGSLFAFEQFGISPDLLTLGKALGGGLPIGALLASEKMLNQFASNPVLGHISTFAGHPLACAAGLANLEAMLEENVIAEVENKGKLLHQLLQHPKIVEVRWKGLFFGVELGNAEEVKQVVEACLQQGVLVYWFLSSPNSFRIAPPLNISIEDLKFGANAIVNALNQL comes from the coding sequence ATGGAAAAACTATCTCAACATCTTGCACCTACTAGTCCTACTCCGCTTAACTTATCTATTTCTCGAGCCGAAGGATCGTATTTGTACAGTGCCTTTGATAGACCTTACCTAGATTTTATAAGTGGAATTGGCGTATCCAATATGGGCCATAAACACCCCGCCGTTGTTAAAGCCATAAAAGACCAGGCCGATAAACACCTCCACGTAATGGTGTATGGCGAAATGGAGCAAACCGTGCAAACCGAATTCGCCAAATTATTAACCCAACAAACTCCAAAGCACCTCAACGCCGTTTACTTTGTCAATTCTGGGACAGAAGCCAATGAGGCGGCGATAAAACTGGCGAGAAGAGTTACCGGAAAATCCGAAATAATCGCATGTAGAAAATCCTATCACGGTTGCACTACCGGCTCCCTTGCCATTTCGGGAAATGAAATGAAAAAGTACGCCTTCAGACCCTTGATGTCTGGGGTAAACTTTATTAGTTTCAATAAACTCGAGGATCTTAACCGAATAACGAAAGAAACCGCAGCAGTTTTTATAGAAACCATTCAGGGAGATGCAGGCATTAGAATTCCAGACAAAGAATGGATGAAAGCCCTTAGAAAGCGTTGTGACGAGACCTGTACCTTACTGGTTATGGACGAAATTCAGTGCGGTATGGGTAGAACTGGAAGTCTATTTGCATTTGAGCAATTCGGGATAAGCCCAGACCTACTAACCTTGGGAAAAGCGTTAGGCGGAGGTTTACCCATTGGAGCATTGCTGGCATCGGAAAAAATGCTTAACCAATTTGCCTCAAACCCGGTTTTGGGACATATCTCCACTTTTGCTGGTCACCCCTTAGCATGCGCAGCTGGATTAGCCAATTTAGAAGCCATGTTGGAGGAAAATGTAATTGCCGAAGTTGAAAACAAAGGGAAATTGCTACACCAACTTCTACAACATCCTAAAATTGTTGAGGTTAGATGGAAGGGCTTATTTTTTGGCGTTGAACTTGGTAATGCCGAGGAGGTTAAACAAGTAGTAGAAGCCTGCCTTCAACAAGGTGTTCTGGTTTATTGGTTTCTAAGCAGTCCGAACAGCTTTAGAATTGCTCCACCACTTAATATTTCTATAGAAGATTTAAAATTTGGTGCCAACGCTATAGTTAACGCCCTTAATCAGCTTTAA
- a CDS encoding type II toxin-antitoxin system HipA family toxin codes for MVDLAEISLWGEPVGAVRWLADQNYASFQYHPDFIKKGWDLSPIKMPLKQGAVVHSFPELRRPRSADEDTFKGLPGLLADALPDRYGNRLMDVWLVRNGRQPGSMNPVEQLCFMGTRAMGALEFKPVIHPKQEKQNDLELGGLVEIAKKVLDQREQFQTTVNKEEEEMIKDLLKIGTSAGGARPKAVIAFNPKTGAIKSGQGTPTPGFEHWMIKLDGVSAVQLGTSKGWGRVEYAYHLMAKDCGIDMMPCSLLEENGRAHFLTQRFDRDPEGHKFHVQTFCALQHFDYNDMLSFSYEQLFQTMRQLRLKYGDAEQMYRRMVFNVLASNCDDHTKNFGFILKPDGVWRLAPAYDLCFAYNPTNFWVNQQTLSVRGKRQGISKGDLLEIANENSIKKGKEIIELVEGVVQQWSAYAKEVELDSELSKTIEKRNKHILKNI; via the coding sequence ATGGTAGATTTAGCAGAAATTTCTTTGTGGGGGGAGCCCGTTGGAGCTGTTCGCTGGTTGGCCGATCAAAATTATGCGAGCTTTCAGTATCATCCAGATTTTATTAAAAAGGGATGGGATTTATCCCCAATTAAAATGCCTTTAAAGCAAGGTGCCGTGGTACACAGCTTTCCAGAATTGCGAAGACCAAGATCTGCCGATGAGGATACTTTTAAAGGGCTACCGGGCTTGTTGGCAGATGCCTTGCCCGATCGATATGGAAATAGATTAATGGATGTTTGGTTGGTTAGAAACGGTCGCCAACCCGGGAGTATGAATCCTGTTGAGCAGCTTTGCTTTATGGGAACCCGAGCCATGGGGGCACTTGAATTCAAACCAGTAATCCACCCCAAGCAAGAAAAACAAAATGATTTGGAGCTCGGAGGTTTGGTCGAAATAGCCAAAAAGGTGCTTGATCAGCGAGAGCAATTCCAAACAACAGTGAACAAGGAAGAGGAGGAGATGATAAAGGACCTCCTAAAAATAGGGACCTCAGCCGGAGGTGCGCGCCCGAAGGCCGTAATTGCCTTTAACCCCAAAACTGGAGCTATAAAATCTGGCCAGGGGACTCCAACACCGGGCTTTGAACATTGGATGATAAAATTAGATGGAGTAAGCGCGGTGCAATTGGGAACAAGCAAAGGTTGGGGAAGGGTGGAGTATGCTTATCACCTTATGGCTAAGGACTGTGGAATTGATATGATGCCCTGTAGTTTGCTGGAGGAAAATGGAAGAGCTCATTTTCTAACCCAACGATTTGACAGGGACCCCGAAGGGCATAAGTTTCATGTTCAGACTTTTTGTGCGTTGCAGCACTTCGATTACAACGATATGTTGTCTTTTAGTTACGAGCAATTATTCCAAACTATGCGGCAGCTAAGACTTAAATACGGAGATGCCGAGCAAATGTATCGCAGGATGGTATTTAATGTTTTGGCTAGCAATTGTGACGATCATACCAAAAATTTTGGGTTCATATTAAAACCCGATGGAGTATGGCGATTGGCTCCTGCTTACGATTTGTGTTTTGCGTACAATCCAACCAATTTCTGGGTAAACCAACAAACCTTAAGCGTAAGAGGGAAAAGACAAGGAATAAGCAAAGGAGATTTACTTGAAATCGCCAATGAAAACTCAATAAAAAAAGGAAAGGAGATTATTGAGCTAGTGGAGGGAGTAGTACAACAATGGAGTGCCTATGCCAAAGAGGTGGAACTAGATTCCGAATTAAGCAAAACCATTGAAAAAAGGAACAAACACATCCTTAAAAACATCTAA
- a CDS encoding SprB repeat-containing protein: MEVTDGPESLILSNVLFQNDFENPKHTNFVNCSPDFAQNLVSSLYGDIFDQQWTVETIQINGPENQYQDPQGIGGNYCLGMLGRIQDDKIAITIDRKDLDLINLRLNVSAIDVPRCGGPFGVDIPKFNFKLYDTPSGIWDFNNRGSLLDEEEAEGTTPGITPFIFNWAEIDLHFNAEDASAKHVTLLIDQIHQSGYAALDNFLVSSSTDSNKFTNQLTVLEGDTAWLIGSSTKDVIKNATISSSIGTASIDAATGEWYWEFVAIDGPDESQMVSVSIENDCEIEEFEFILTVKNVAPTVASNENIISTCGLANGTGTFFDPGRDTVTLASNLGNISYDIGKEGSWSWTSNNLNPNVDSLLILYATDSDGASDSLVIPILHQHPPIIINETISGSCPRVGLGSINLTVSGGCPPYSFLWNFGDTTANIDSVEIGMYWVKVTDKYGKTENKIFNVPNNNTLELTNNGDKIVYKGYLPLACDTLMVEASGGKPPYTLNWSNGSTESEIVVCPDSSKSFVATVTDSKGCTATSIQELCVDDIQVYDNGTAVPNRVYLTHKYFINRNLYTKTVIVHPSAVSHHLAHGDLLGAKGSMRCLFNKVVINEDEVLDDPFENDALIDHCVAFPNPFNPSFTLRIDASKSGNASIEVYDKHFILREKKSVELTAGISAEFNLGSELREGRSYVVKIVTKSDVFYHRLYKSGDACPTNQSSLEH, encoded by the coding sequence ATGGAAGTCACCGATGGTCCCGAATCACTAATTCTTTCCAATGTGCTATTTCAAAACGATTTTGAAAACCCCAAGCATACCAACTTTGTAAACTGTTCACCAGACTTTGCCCAAAATCTAGTATCATCTTTATATGGAGACATTTTCGACCAGCAATGGACGGTTGAAACCATACAAATAAACGGTCCAGAAAATCAGTATCAAGACCCTCAAGGGATAGGTGGAAACTACTGTTTAGGGATGCTGGGTAGAATACAAGACGATAAAATTGCCATAACCATAGATCGCAAAGATTTAGACCTGATAAACCTCCGATTAAATGTATCTGCTATCGATGTTCCACGTTGTGGAGGTCCTTTTGGAGTGGACATCCCAAAATTTAATTTTAAACTATACGACACGCCCTCTGGAATTTGGGATTTTAATAACAGAGGTAGCTTGCTCGATGAAGAGGAAGCTGAGGGAACGACACCCGGGATTACTCCTTTTATCTTTAACTGGGCGGAAATAGATCTACATTTCAACGCCGAGGATGCAAGTGCTAAGCATGTTACACTTTTAATAGACCAAATACATCAATCTGGATATGCCGCCCTCGATAATTTCCTAGTTTCTTCTTCAACAGACTCCAACAAGTTTACCAATCAACTTACTGTTTTAGAAGGTGACACGGCTTGGCTCATTGGTTCGAGTACCAAGGATGTAATTAAAAACGCTACCATAAGCAGCTCTATAGGTACGGCAAGCATAGATGCAGCAACAGGAGAATGGTATTGGGAATTTGTGGCCATTGACGGACCAGATGAATCCCAAATGGTATCGGTAAGCATAGAAAATGACTGTGAAATTGAGGAGTTTGAATTTATTCTAACCGTAAAAAATGTAGCTCCCACAGTCGCTTCAAATGAAAATATCATCTCCACCTGTGGATTAGCGAATGGTACAGGGACCTTTTTCGATCCGGGTAGAGATACGGTTACCCTTGCAAGTAACTTAGGTAACATTTCTTATGACATAGGCAAAGAAGGATCCTGGAGCTGGACTAGCAACAACCTCAACCCCAATGTTGATTCTTTACTGATTCTTTATGCTACAGATTCGGACGGAGCTTCTGATAGCCTGGTTATTCCCATTTTACATCAACATCCACCCATAATTATAAATGAAACGATTTCTGGCTCTTGCCCCAGGGTGGGTTTAGGTAGTATAAATCTTACCGTTTCAGGCGGATGCCCCCCCTACTCCTTCTTATGGAATTTTGGCGATACTACTGCCAATATCGACAGCGTAGAAATAGGAATGTATTGGGTTAAAGTCACCGATAAATACGGTAAAACAGAAAACAAAATTTTCAATGTACCGAATAACAACACCCTAGAGTTGACCAATAACGGAGATAAAATAGTCTATAAAGGTTATCTCCCACTCGCTTGTGACACCCTTATGGTAGAAGCTTCTGGTGGAAAACCACCATATACTTTAAATTGGAGTAATGGAAGTACCGAAAGTGAAATTGTAGTTTGCCCTGATAGTTCAAAATCATTCGTTGCAACAGTCACCGATAGTAAAGGGTGTACAGCAACTTCGATACAGGAGCTTTGCGTAGATGATATTCAAGTTTATGATAACGGAACCGCAGTCCCTAATCGGGTTTACCTTACCCATAAATATTTTATCAACAGAAACTTATATACCAAAACGGTTATTGTCCATCCAAGCGCGGTTTCCCACCATTTAGCACATGGTGATTTATTGGGAGCAAAAGGAAGTATGCGATGTCTTTTTAACAAAGTTGTAATTAATGAGGATGAGGTTTTGGATGACCCCTTTGAAAACGATGCCTTAATAGACCATTGTGTTGCTTTTCCTAACCCATTTAACCCGTCTTTTACTCTTAGAATTGATGCTTCGAAATCTGGAAATGCCAGCATAGAGGTGTACGATAAGCACTTCATTCTGCGCGAAAAGAAAAGCGTTGAACTTACAGCTGGAATAAGCGCTGAGTTCAATTTGGGAAGTGAACTTAGAGAAGGACGCAGTTACGTGGTAAAAATCGTTACCAAATCAGATGTGTTTTATCATCGTCTTTACAAATCTGGAGATGCTTGTCCTACAAATCAATCAAGCCTAGAGCATTAA
- a CDS encoding fibronectin type III domain-containing protein codes for MQRFVLVILFLGFSLISNAEISRIRLVATKNPSNNMTIAFQQVFGGTARVYYGTQDGGTDPNNYPFSQVAQRFTYSKGMLNQFVELSNLEAGSDYFFVVVDDNGVSERLYFKTTPENMDVPLSLVCGANMTGNRQLRQEAFSLIAKLKPDLVVLGGDFTGFSLPIEWEAWLDDWQLATSSDGRVYPIVPVLGDEDASTDLVDIFGLQSEDSYYYLPVGENQLALYLLNTNESSSEEQRLWMANSLSLNASSKFWKMAAYHRPFRVHTKGVSDNEEAKIRWAPLFNQFQFDLAYEGGGSLNKITQPMIPFEGNGSEDGFLKEPIKGVTYFGDGTIANSLDSANDTRHWTLDATMDNQLKWVLVERDRAIIRAVRVNNGSSVAERFGENKFETPEGAQIIPMDGAFQIEIPRIKEGETFVNVIHPNFGEYRNDKNIEISWEAGVKGGGELTRVRVFLNNTLKADLPGSTNALLLSDLNPGKHNLQIIVNSNQGQAVSLALPFYIELKESDPGIINGSFDAEESKVTGIVDVGGNDLALGSRDALLGSASTIVGLYFEGMDLSPQAKINEAYIQFSSSEDSESGPAQVLIYGISTSNTGPFQDLGFDLSSRERTSAFALWDVPEWNYPYLQNADQRSPDLSEILEENFTEINGLNAIGFLIEGSGNRNAMAFERDLRRAPKLVVKYTEPFTDIEEQRELLPLYFYPNPVDDHLWIENKEGKPLVLSLRDPSGREIAEYRVQAFEKLKLNTENLEEGVYSVVMEFEGLTQVQKFIKKSSGL; via the coding sequence TTGCAACGATTTGTACTTGTTATTTTATTCTTAGGTTTTTCCTTGATTTCGAATGCCGAAATTTCGCGTATTCGTCTTGTAGCGACCAAGAACCCCTCTAATAACATGACCATTGCCTTTCAGCAGGTTTTTGGGGGAACAGCCCGGGTATATTACGGAACCCAAGACGGCGGAACAGATCCAAATAATTACCCATTTAGTCAAGTAGCTCAGCGTTTCACCTACAGCAAAGGCATGCTCAATCAATTCGTTGAACTTTCAAATCTAGAAGCCGGAAGCGACTATTTTTTCGTGGTGGTCGATGATAATGGCGTGTCGGAAAGACTCTATTTTAAAACTACTCCAGAAAATATGGATGTCCCACTAAGTTTGGTATGTGGGGCAAATATGACAGGCAATCGCCAGTTACGGCAGGAGGCCTTTTCGCTTATAGCAAAACTAAAACCCGATTTGGTGGTGCTGGGTGGAGATTTTACTGGCTTTAGTTTGCCAATTGAGTGGGAAGCTTGGCTAGATGATTGGCAATTGGCAACATCTTCGGATGGAAGGGTATACCCCATAGTGCCTGTGCTGGGAGATGAGGATGCTTCAACGGATTTGGTGGATATTTTTGGCTTGCAAAGTGAAGATTCCTACTACTATTTGCCGGTAGGGGAGAACCAACTGGCACTGTACTTGCTAAATACCAATGAGTCATCTAGCGAGGAACAACGCCTTTGGATGGCAAATTCATTGAGTTTAAATGCCTCTTCCAAATTTTGGAAAATGGCTGCTTATCACAGACCCTTTAGGGTTCATACTAAGGGAGTATCAGATAACGAGGAAGCCAAAATAAGATGGGCCCCATTGTTTAACCAGTTTCAATTTGATTTGGCATACGAAGGAGGTGGAAGTCTAAATAAAATAACCCAACCCATGATTCCATTTGAGGGTAATGGTTCTGAGGATGGATTTTTAAAGGAACCGATCAAGGGTGTAACTTATTTTGGTGATGGTACCATAGCCAACAGTCTCGATAGCGCTAACGATACTCGTCACTGGACCTTAGATGCCACCATGGATAATCAGTTAAAATGGGTGTTGGTGGAGCGTGATCGGGCCATAATTAGAGCAGTACGGGTAAATAATGGTAGCTCGGTGGCTGAGCGATTCGGTGAAAACAAGTTTGAAACTCCAGAGGGAGCTCAAATAATCCCTATGGATGGAGCTTTTCAAATTGAAATACCTCGTATTAAAGAAGGTGAAACCTTTGTAAATGTTATTCATCCCAATTTTGGAGAATACCGCAACGATAAAAACATTGAAATTTCTTGGGAAGCGGGGGTTAAAGGAGGGGGAGAATTAACCCGTGTGCGAGTTTTTCTCAACAATACCTTAAAAGCCGATTTGCCCGGAAGTACTAATGCACTATTGCTTTCCGATTTAAATCCAGGGAAACACAACTTACAAATTATCGTGAACTCCAATCAGGGGCAGGCAGTGAGTTTAGCGCTGCCATTCTACATAGAGCTTAAAGAGAGTGACCCCGGAATAATAAATGGTTCTTTCGATGCCGAGGAGTCTAAAGTAACGGGTATTGTAGATGTAGGTGGAAATGATCTCGCCTTGGGGTCTCGGGATGCATTGTTGGGGAGCGCATCAACAATTGTAGGCCTATATTTTGAGGGGATGGACCTTAGTCCCCAAGCCAAAATAAATGAAGCATATATACAATTTAGTTCCTCCGAGGATAGTGAATCTGGTCCAGCTCAGGTGCTTATTTATGGAATTTCTACAAGCAATACCGGCCCTTTTCAAGACTTGGGATTTGATTTGAGCTCGCGCGAAAGAACATCTGCTTTCGCTCTCTGGGATGTTCCGGAATGGAATTATCCCTACTTGCAAAATGCAGACCAGCGAAGTCCTGATTTAAGTGAAATACTGGAGGAAAATTTCACGGAAATCAACGGACTTAATGCTATAGGTTTTCTAATCGAAGGCAGTGGAAATAGAAATGCCATGGCTTTTGAGCGAGATTTAAGGAGGGCTCCAAAATTGGTGGTAAAGTACACAGAACCCTTTACCGATATTGAGGAACAGCGAGAGTTACTGCCTTTGTATTTTTATCCTAACCCGGTGGATGACCATCTTTGGATAGAAAATAAGGAAGGAAAACCTCTAGTATTAAGTTTGCGAGATCCCTCTGGTAGAGAAATAGCCGAATATCGCGTGCAAGCTTTTGAGAAATTAAAGCTTAACACCGAAAATTTAGAAGAAGGAGTTTATTCGGTAGTTATGGAGTTTGAGGGGCTCACTCAAGTGCAAAAATTCATAAAGAAATCTTCGGGCTTGTAA
- a CDS encoding prephenate dehydratase codes for MKLKIAIQGIKGAFHEEAAIRAFGENIECLCCQNFPEVIKALDGNEADYAVMAIENTISGTILNNYNLIREGNCEMVGEVFVPIKQYLGAIPGSTLTNLREVRSHYMALNQCRDFFEAFPKIDLVEARDTAFALKEIATLNDPGLAAIGSINAIKEYGLEVLANNIQSNQNNITRFAILGKESEPVFGNKISLSVILQDTPGALANLLTVVHKLKINLTKIVSVPIPDSVFRYRFYLEIVLPSPHIFESSMHEISFYLDDLEILGRYNSSPCPTPKFEQNDNILTPQLI; via the coding sequence ATGAAATTAAAAATTGCAATTCAGGGAATTAAAGGAGCCTTCCACGAGGAAGCCGCGATCAGAGCATTTGGTGAAAATATAGAATGCCTTTGCTGTCAGAATTTTCCAGAAGTAATAAAGGCACTCGATGGTAATGAAGCGGATTACGCAGTGATGGCCATTGAAAACACCATTTCTGGAACCATATTAAATAACTACAACCTTATTAGAGAGGGCAATTGCGAAATGGTAGGAGAAGTGTTTGTACCAATTAAGCAGTACCTAGGTGCAATACCCGGTTCTACCTTAACCAACTTGCGAGAAGTAAGATCCCATTACATGGCATTAAACCAGTGCAGAGACTTTTTTGAGGCATTCCCCAAAATTGATCTTGTTGAAGCCAGAGACACCGCTTTTGCCCTAAAAGAAATAGCTACCCTAAATGACCCCGGCTTGGCGGCCATTGGAAGCATAAATGCCATAAAGGAATATGGTTTAGAAGTTTTAGCTAATAACATCCAATCCAACCAAAACAACATCACCCGATTTGCCATCCTGGGAAAGGAATCCGAACCGGTCTTTGGAAATAAAATCAGTTTATCGGTGATTTTGCAAGACACTCCTGGCGCCCTCGCTAATTTGCTTACGGTTGTTCATAAGCTAAAAATAAACCTTACAAAAATCGTCTCGGTCCCTATTCCCGATAGCGTTTTTCGATATCGATTTTACCTAGAAATAGTGCTGCCAAGCCCTCACATTTTTGAGAGCAGTATGCACGAAATCTCCTTTTATCTGGACGATTTAGAAATTCTTGGCAGGTACAATAGTTCACCCTGTCCAACCCCAAAATTTGAGCAAAACGATAACATTTTAACCCCTCAATTAATATGA